One window of the Cryptomeria japonica chromosome 7, Sugi_1.0, whole genome shotgun sequence genome contains the following:
- the LOC131047226 gene encoding leucine-rich repeat receptor protein kinase HPCA1, translated as MRTRYFGGFLLILLCMGSLSFRVTGVTNSGDASALDVVRLLWASSVPTSWNSGTDPCDSQWDGVTCTNGRITSLILSSVGLQGSLSSQIGSLTALQTLDLSYNTDLTGRLPNSIGNLVSLKILMTIGCNFNGQIPSELGNLTNLSFLALNSNKFTGSIPATLGKLTNVEWLDVADNQLTGSLPVSNSTQSGLDKLVNANHFHFNLNNLSGTIPPALFSENMNLLHVLFDSNKFEGEIPSTLGLVTSLTVVRLDRNQITGSIPSNISNLVSLEELNLSNNKLNGAIPDLSALTGLGYIDFSNNSFNPSTVPSWLTSTQKLTTIVLDNCSIAGQISSTIFSLPLLETVRMKNNQLNGTVTISATNSNEVQWIDLRNNSITQAAVQGNATLWIAGNPVCNSDSSLSISKSCQNMVEVKSYQTVTAQCGAKNCSGGLKHNPKRCKCQQPYEGQMVFRAPSFSDLTDTQRFKGLENDLITKLSVDTIYLCCLYFDSTQYLIVPVQFFPADSKFFTRSEVTQIGFKLSSHSYHAPEEFGPFFFMATPYSIGSEESSKGLSSAVIAGIAAGAVVLALAVIVMGFYALRQKKRAEKAIEIHKPFASWGAGSMGNGNGPKLKGARWFSFAEIKEATNNFSESNVIGAGGYGKVYKAMLPEGEIVAIKRAQQGSLQGGAEFKNEIELLSRVHHKNLVGLIGFCTEQGEQMLVYEYIPNGNLRENLIGELTLDWARRLQIALGSAKGLNYLHELAHPPIIHRDIKSTNILLDENLNAKVADFGLSKLVADGGVNAGGKSHVSTQVKGTLGYLDPEYYMTQQLSEKSDVYSFGIVLLELITARLPIEGAKYIVRLVKEALESGGIACLQEELMDPVLTQDNLTGFGEFLALALSCVKELSAERPSMREAVKELESIVEMQGPYSSVKDSPESDPIVVKGTRKLYDEDDEEISMVLPRQGKDNHKNLFEYSGAYQLSGTIEPK; from the exons ATGAGGACTAGATATTTTGGTGGGTTCTTATTAATTCTTCTTTGCATGGGTTCCCTGTCCTTTAGAGTTACAGGAGTGACAAACAGCGGCGATG CTTCTGCACTGGATGTCGTGAGGTTGTTGTGGGCAAGTTCGGTGCCAACAAGCTGGAATAGTGGCACAGATCCTTGTGACTCTCAGTGGGATGGGGTGACATGCACAAACGGTCGCATAACCTCACT AATATTATCAAGTGTGGGTCTGCAGGGTTCTCTCTCAAGTCAAATAGGTTCTCTGACTGCACTTCAAACTTT GGATTTGTCCTACAACACAGACTTGACCGGAAGGCTTCCAAATAGTATAGGAAACTTGGTCTCTTTGAAAATTCT GATGACGATTGGATGCAATTTCAATGGACAAATACCAAGTGAATTGGGGAACCTGACTAATCTTAGCTTTCT GGCTTTGAATTCAAATAAGTTTACTGGCTCAATTCCTGCAACTCTGGGTAAGTTGACCAATGTGGAATGGCTTGACGTTGCTGACAATCAACTTACTGGGAGTCTTCCAGTCTCCAATTCTACGCAATCTGGATTAGACAAACTTGTTAATGCAAATCACTT CCATTTCAATCTAAACAATCTCTCAGGCACCATTCCGCCTGCACTCTTCAGCGAGAATATGAATCTGCTTCATGT ACTATTTGATAGTAATAAGTTTGAAGGAGAAATCCCCTCTACTTTGGGACTCGTAACCAGTTTGACGGTCGT GAGGCTTGACAGAAACCAGATAACAGGTTCAATTCCCTCCAACATCAGCAACCTAGTAAGCCTTGAAGAACT GAATCTATCAAATAATAAACTAAATGGTGCCATACCAGATTTATCTGCTCTAACTGGACTCGGATACAT AGACTTCAGCAACAATTCATTCAATCCATCCACAGTTCCTTCTTGGCTAACCAGCACACAAAAGTTGACCACCAT AGTCCTGGATAATTGCAGCATAGCTGGACAAAtttcttctacaatttttagtCTGCCACTACTTGAAACAGTACGAATGAAAAACAACCAGTTGAATGGAACAGTAACAATTAGCGCCACTAATTCAAATGAAGTGCAATGGATAGACCTTAGAAATAACAGTATAACTCAAGCTGCTGTCCAAGGCAATGCTACTTTATG GATTGCAGGCAACCCAGTTTGTAATTCAGATTCTAGTCTTTCAATCTCTAAATCATGCCAAAACATGGTGGAAGTGAAAAGCTATCAAACAGTTACGGCACAATGTGGGGCCAAAAACTGCTCTGGAGGACTGAAGCACAATCCCAAGAGATGCAAGTGTCAACAACCTTATGAGGGTCAAATGGTATTTAGGGCTCCCTCATTTTCAGATCTTACAGATACACAGAGATTCAAAGGCTTGGAGAATGACCTTATTACCAAATTGAGTGTAGATACAATCTATCTTTGTTGCCTTTATTTTGATAGCACCCAGTATCTGATTGTACCAGTGCAGTTTTTCCCAGCGGATTCTAAGTTCTTTACTCGGTCAGAGGTTACTCAAATTGGTTTTAAACTAAGCAGTCATAGTTACCATGCTCCAGAGGAATTCGGGCCCTTTTTCTTTATGGCAACTCCATACAGCATTG GATCTGAAGAATCTAGCAAAGGTTTGAGTTCAGCTGTAATTGCTGGAATAGCTGCTGGAGCTGTTGTTTTGGCCCTTGCGGTTATTGTCATGGGATTTTATGCACTGAGGCAAAAGAAAAGAGCAGAGAAGGCCATAGAAATACACAAACCCTTCG CCTCATGGGGAGCCGGTAGCATGGGTAATGGAAACGGCCCTAAACTAAAAGGCGCCAGATGGTTTTCTTTTGCTGAAATAAAGGAGGCTACAAATAATTTCTCTGAGAGTAATGTAATTGGAGCGGGAGGATATGGAAAG GTATATAAGGCAATGTTGCCAGAAGGTGAAATAGTAGCGATCAAAAGGGCTCAGCAAGGGTCATTACAAGGTGGAGCAGAGTTCAAAAATGAGATTGAGCTCCTGTCCCGGGTTCACCATAAAAACTTGGTGGGGCTCATTGGCTTTTGCACTGAGCAAGGAGAACAGATGCTAGTATACGAGTATATCCCCAATGGAAATCTTAGAGAaaatctcattg GTGAACTTACACTGGACTGGGCAAGAAGGCTACAAATAGCGCTGGGTTCTGCCAAGGGATTGAACTATCTGCATGAGCTTGCCCATCCACCCATAATACACAGAGACATCAAGTCCACTAACATATTGCTGGATGAGAATCTGAATGCTAAAGTTGCAGATTTTGGTCTGTCCAAGTTGGTTGCTGATGGAGGTGTAAATGCTGGAGGCAAAAGCCACGTGTCAACTCAAGTCAAAGGAACACTG GGTTACTTGGATCCGGAATACTACATGACCCAGCAGCTCAGTGAGAAAAGCGATGTGTACAGTTTCGGTATTGTTTTGCTGGAGCTGATTACGGCACGGCTCCCCATTGAAGGAGCGAAATACATCGTTCGACTGGTGAAGGAGGCCTTGGAAAGTGGAGGTATAGCATGCTTGCAAGAGGAGTTAATGGACCCTGTATTAACACAGGACAACCTTACAGGGTTTGGAGAATTCCTAGCTTTGGCCTTGAGCTGCGTTAAAGAATTGAGTGCCGAAAGACCCAGCATGAGGGAAGCGGTGAAGGAATTGGAATCCATTGTAGAAATGCAAGGTCCATATAGCTCCGTTAAAGACAGTCCAGAAAGCGACCCTATTGTTGTAAAAGGGACTCGGAAGTtgtatgatgaagatgatgaagaaatttcCATGGTTCTACCTAGGCAAGGGAAAGACAATCATAAAAACTTATTTGAATATAGTGGGGCTTATCAGCTATCCGGCACCATAGAGCCCAAGTAG